A segment of the Psilocybe cubensis strain MGC-MH-2018 chromosome 5, whole genome shotgun sequence genome:
GAAAAGATAGGAAGCGAATAACCTGCCTCCACAAGCTTACACCATCTACCAGCTTCAGTCATCTTCCTTTGGCTCACAATTTAAGGATTTATTAAGCCTTTTGCCCTCAACCACAGAAATACCCAAAGCGGTAAAGGTTTCACTTGAATAGTAAACATAAACAGGCTTCTTCAGCGTTTCACGCCTGGCATTATCGCCCTATTACAGAGTCTTATGTGTCAGTGGAACCACAAAGCAAGGCTTCCGAACTCAGTCGCAAGGATATATCGCCGCAGAAGACAAGGAATTAACCAGCACCGCGGCCAAATGTATCGATGTGCCAGCGAAGTGGGCCGCGCTTTTCGCATAAATGGAAGAATCTCAAGCAACCGTGTCAGACTCTGAAACGGTTTTGTTAGTCTGGGTCTGTTAATGGCCATATGCGCAAGGTCGCGTATGTCGATATATTGGGTTTTCCAGAGGCGAGGGTTTATACTGGAAGAACCAAAAAAGAACGTGATGGAACAAAGGGGCGTTCGGAGAGAAACCCCAGCAACGAGCAAAATACACCGAGATGAACGCTCGATTTAGACTGTTGTGTTAGGTATAAACCCAGGCGAGTGCATTCTCTGAAATAGGTCAAAATATACTCAATGAACGGTGTCGAAGGACAGCTTCTGACTTTTACTGATGTTACTGTAAGCCAGTGGCAACACAGGTGACAGACTATCGCAAACGATCACACAGTGCCAGAAAGATAGGTTGTTCTACCAACTTTCTCGGTTTCAGTCTATATTGTTCGAAGGGTTTGCGAAGTTTAGTCCTCTGTATCAACAGTTTCTGGCCTGGCCTGTAGGGAGAGCGTAATGAGGAAAGATATTTTACGACAGCGAGTTAACTATACGTGCCTTGTTCTCCTCCAGGCCGCCCAATTCTTTAACAAGACCGTCATAAGGGTATTCACGGCGGATTACGGGTGCATCTTGAAGTAAGACATATTTGACGCCAAAGCCAAATGCGACGAAACCAGCGGCCGCAATAAGGAAATGGCGCACAGCGGTGTTGGGGGCGATTGGCGGTACGTCGGGACCCCACATAGACAGAACTTCTTCTTGTTCATGAAGCTATTTCAAGAGTAAGAAACTAATGGAGAGGTAGGGTTTGAATGAGTATACCGTGTCTCCAAAGTTTCTTCTGTACAAGGGATCTTGCCAGCCTAAGGGTGGAAGTTCCTGTCTGGACTTCCATGGAAGTTGAGGATAACCATTGAGTTGAGGGTCGATTTCCTCGTTTGAAGGGGTCGCATATGATCTAACAGAGTTCACAACAGTCCTACATCTGAGGGCAGGACGCGCAATGACTGCGCGGCGAATGATGGAGGAAGACATAGTCGGACGGCGACGGCGAGGTAGCAAATCGggttcgtcgtcgtcgtaggCCGTGCGAAGAAAAGCGGCACGTGGTGATGAGGACCACTAAATGGACCAGACCCTGGTTAAAGTCCCCGttctctgcttctttccaGAAAATTGACGTTCCATCATATGTGTTTAATGCCTAAATCTCGTTACATGGAGATGTTAATATCCACAGGCTCGCAGGACCGAGGCTAAACTATCTCGCCTCTTTAAATCTCAGACCACTACTGCCATCTGCGTTCTCAATGGCTAAAGATCTGCTCGTCAAAACTGTCGAGACCAACACGCAACGGAAGTCCAGAAGAGCTACAGGAGAAATTCCTTACCCTATAAAATACACCAATCAAATGGCTGACTTGTGAGTTCGTTTCCTACTTTTCGCGTTCTTTCCGGCTTAACCTTTTGTCTAGTGATATTTGGGATCATAAATTTCTGGCCAATTACTTCGGTGGTTTGACCAATCACCATTTTCAAGATCCTCCGCAAATGGTTCTCGACCTTGGATGTGGCACTGGCTATTGGGCGATTGAAGCCGCTCAGCAATGGCCCgtgtgttttttcttttttgcaatTCATTCTGTTTGCTTAGTCGAAAGATAGAATTCAAAGATATACGGCTACGATGTTGCCAACGTGCAACCTTGCCTCGAACATATgggcaagttcaagccacTGTCACGAAGGATTCAGTGGGTGCATGGAAATTTGTAAGAGGATATCCTCAACAACCGCTTCCTATTTTTGCCAATACCTGACATTAATCGCGGTCGTTACTCAGCTTGGATGGATTACCCTTTCCATCAAACCACTTTGATCTTATCCGAATGGCCGGGCTAGGTCTAGCCATACCCGAAGATGAATGTACGGTCCTATTGGAGGTATGTTTGTATTCTAAGAAGTTACTGGCGATTCTTAAGGAGCACATAGGACGTCCACCGCATCTTGAAGCCTGATGGCGTCCTTGAAGTGCGATAAGTTTCTTGGAAACTCTCTCTATTGTTATGTCTTACTCTCTGTTCTAGAtaattgaagaagaacttCTTTTTCCATGCTCGTCAATACTTTTACAACGACCCTCCCATCAAACAAGTCCAGTGTTTCCTATGACCGGACACCTTCCGATTTTTGACCTTTATAAAAACAAATCCACAGCATCTTATGAACATATAATCGGACCTCGTACCCGAGCACTTTCTCTTGCGACATCCCTGGACTCATTAACTGAATCAATGCATCTAAAATTCAAACCTCCGTCGAAAATATCTCTTACTCACCCATCGACTGGGATATCATCTGCAGCTACTCTAGCTACTTCGTCTGCCTCCAGCTTTTTGGAGACCGAACATCCTCAAGACCATACCCGTCTCAAAATGGCTTGGGATGCAATGCTTGCAATGCGCTTTCTTTCCCCCAAGCTTCTCTCGGTCATACCTTTTTATTTGACTTCGGCGTCTTTTAATCACATCAAGACGCAGCCGTCTTTGGTGATCCCATTGCCTCAAAATTCTGGAATCATACCGGTTGTGGATGTGTATCGGCCAACGGGATCATTCCATGGCAATGAATCTCAAAAGTCCTTGGTTACAGAATGTCTTCCAATGTCGAAGTCGGAGTGGACTCCCCCTCGCTCGCCAGGTTTTACTCCTAAAGTTGCATCGTCGGATTGGAGTATGATGCACCTCGGGAAAACAGTCAGTACTATCCGAGGATGCAAAGAAGCAATATGGAAGGAATATGAAAAGTTGTATTCTGATGATGCACTTTATTTACTCTCAAGGACGGCCCCGGGTGAAGAGGATTACTCTTTACAGCAGCCGCATCACATTGCACGCAAATCTTTCGAAGTGGACTGGAGAAACTGGGAACTGTGAGTCTTTTGACTtcatcctctttcttctcgatGCTTATGACCTGAGCGCTAGTGATATGATTGACCGTATCGGCATGCGTGATAGTCTACTGACACGTTTGCAATGGGCACAGTCGATCCCTGACACAGAACGAGACCGTCCCGATTGGGTTACATGGAGAGAGAAACTAAACCGAAAGTCTGGTTCACGCCATCTCATCACAGGATACAATCCCTCCGACACGTGCAGATCCTTACGCGTTTTTAACGCGTTCAAGTGATCAAACTAACCGCTATGCGGCTTTattgctttgcttttgctaTCACTAAGCTTCCTTTCTCTTGCTCACCAATGTTTTCGAAGTTGCTCTGCTCGTTGCTCTTTCATTATTTCGTAAGTGTTATTTAAATTTACTAATATTCTGACTTCTCTAGATACGAGGACTGTACATATAAATCATTCTTTAAGATACTTTTTGCTTAATCTCTAGTGTTTATATCTTTTGACTTTTAATGTTTACTTTATCTTGCCTAAGGGGCTGGACCAGGGCCGGAAGGTCTCGGACTCTCGGCGAGAGATCAGATGGTTAGGCCATAAAACTTCCAAATTAGGAAGGTTGGGCAGATGCCTGATTGAGAAGCAAGCGACCGGCGTTCCACTGATctatcttcttcatctcgaACCTCGAATACTCCAATTTTCATCCCATAAACGCAATGGCCGACATCGAGAAACCTGCCGCCGCTGAGGCTCCTGCGAAAACCACCACCTCGACTACCGAGGCCGACCTCACAAAATACAAGGTCGGCGAAGCGATCTCGAGTCTAAAACATGATATAAAAAATCTAATCGTATAACAGACGGCAGCGGACATCGTCCATCAAGTCACCAAAAAACTTATTGAGCTCTGCGTTGAGGGGGCCAAGGTCATCGATCTCTGTATCGAGGGTGATAGACTCATTGAGGAAGGTACTGGAGCTGTCTACAACAAATCCGTGAAGGGTGTTAAGGTGCCGAAGGGTGAGTTCAATGTTGATGGCACACTATCACGATTATCTAGATCTCAGCGACTGATTATGTGAAAAAAATGTCATAGGTGTCTCCTTCCCCACCAGCATCTCAGTAAACAACACAGTCGCCCATTTTTCACCTTTGGCGTAAGTCGTCTGACCCTTGTCGGGCCTTTTTCTCTCTGAGTAAACGAGACATTACGCGATCTAATCGGTTATGATTGTTTGAAGGTCGGATCCTCAGTCGTCGCAAGTCCTTGCCAAGGATGACGTCGTAAAAATCCAGCTCGGTGCCCACATTGATGGATATGCTGCAATCAGTGGCGAAACGATTGTTGTTGGTGCCAGTGCCGCCAACCCCGTTACTGGACGACGCGCCGATGTTGTGAAAGCTGCTTGGACCGCCGCCGAGGCCGCCATGCGAACTCTCAAAGTTGGCAACAAGAACTGGGCAGTCACCGAGATTGTGGCGCGTACCGCTGCAGCATGGGATTGCAAACCTGTTGAAGGTATGTCCATAATGTTCTTTTCCAAGTCAAATCTCCGGGGTATAAACTTGTGACTAGGCATGCTTTCCTGCCAACAAACGCAGAACGTTATCGACGGAAAGAAGAGAATTATTCTTAATCCAAGCGAAGGACAAAAGCGTGATTTCGAAAGCGCAGTCTTCGCTGAGAACGAAGTTTATGGAATTGATGTCCTTATTTCATCAGGGGAGGATGGCAAGGTATGTTCTTACCGCGATATTGTTACTATGAAGTATTCACCGCATTTTTTCACAGGCCCGTCTGGAAGAATCCCGTACGACAATTTTCCAGAGAGACCCTACTGTGACATACCAGCTCAAGGCAAAGAATTCACGCGCCGTGTTCTCGGAGGTCCAGAAAAAAGCTGGTTCCTTCCCCTTCAATATCCGTACTTTGGATGACGAGAAACGTGCCCGAATGGGACTTCAGGAGGCTGTTCAGCACAGTCTGGTCAAGCCATACGAAGTGATGTAAGTACAGTATAAATTTCTTTGGCTTGTGCTAATAGCGTTTAGATACACACCTGCCAACACTTTCGTTGCTGGTTTCCACTTCACCATCGCCCTCCTCCCTGGAGGCCCAACACTTATCACCCATCCTCCAGTTTGGTACAAGTCTGAACTCGTGAAGACCGACAAGGAGCTCGATGACGAGGAGTTGAAGTCGCTTCTGGCAAGAAATTTGAGAGAAAACAAGAAGAAGGCTAAGAAGGCTAAGAAGGCTGAAGGTGCTGAGGAAGAGACGAAGGAAGAGTAAATTTAACTGTGATAATCTGGCCAGACTCCAATAACTCGCCAATACAATATTGTGCAAAACCCGTGTGCTGCTTCTACTTATATAAAAACAATGTCTTGTACATTCCGATCGTTAAGATGCTTGCTGTTCCGCGCCATCCCCAAAGACTTCAATTGTCCGGACAACCAAGTCCACGTTTTCGAGAAAACCGTTCAGCGTCAGTCTGGCTAGCCTGACCGTCAGTGTGTGGAAGGTCCTGGTAGGTATATGGATGGTCAGCCTCTTAAATCGTTCCTGTAATTCCTTCATACGCAATTAGTTTGTCGTCCTGAACAGATAGTTCTCTTTTCACGGCATGAGGCTGCAGCTCTGCATCGACTTCAATGACTTGCTTCGCAATTAACGCATGTTTGTGTGATGCGAATGGGATCTCCACGTTACTTATAGCGTCGAATTAATACATCAGTATGTTTCCTAGACCCAGGCTTACATTGTATGCCAGTCTGAAGCCATGGACGATGTAAATTGTACAATCCGAGACGGGGGTTTAGTTACAAGACCAGAGGCGCTTATCATCTCGGGATCCAGTCACTGACCGTGAGAAAAATCCTTGCCGTTAGCATGCCGATCTTTTGCCGATTCAATGACTTTTTGACTCTATCGTGCACCTTACCCAGATTGATTGTGTTCCATTGCCGATATATTTACAGACACTCTGGCAAACCACCGTAGCTTGACTTGAGCCATACCATTTTTACGACTTTCTCACAGGCTCTTGCTTTCCTCAAAGTACTGAACAGGTCTACAATTCTGGTACGTAAACATAGTATTCGATTGCTAtgtcttcaagtttcttCGACCGGAGCACCACATTGTGTCTCGCATGTTCATCCTCCTTGCCACCCCTGAAAGGTGCCTCCACCTCTAGCAGCGCTAATTCGATACACGTTACAACATGCTGCCAAAGGCCCATATGTCCAGCATGTATCTCAGCTAATCCTCGGCTGGCAAGGTACAATCCCTGTTTGTCTTGTTTGGGAGGTGTAGATGTCGTGTCTGCTTCCAGAGACATAACATTTCTTTCTAACAAAAAGGGAAAAACGCCTCTATCGCCAAACTTTGGTCCAAGTTCCAATTTAGATGGATCTCTCAGAGATCAAGATACTTTCATTCTCggggacgacgacgatgaggacgacgTTCTAACCACATATGATGGTGGCATCCGGGTACGAGATAGTGGCGCACCACCACCTTATACTTCGATATGTGAACATCCTAGCGGCGCTGTTGCGCCTCCGCAGACATCTCATGTGCAACACCCTTCTGATTCTACAAACCCAGACCCAAATGCTTCTCCAAACTCCCGGATGGTCACCATGTCGGCGAATTCTACGAAAGCAACACCATATAAGTATTACCTCGATCGGAAAGACACTCTGCAAGGATTATCGCTCCGTTTTGGCATAGACGTAAGATTTTGCCAACGACCGAATCAATAGCATTGTGAAACTGATGGCTTTATCCTTTGAAGGGACATGAAATTTGCCGTATGAACAAACTACCGCCTTCTGTCTTACGGACAACACCACACCTTTTGCATACTcgatcttttcttcttttgccACCTTCCGCTAAACCCCATCCATCTTTGACATTAAGCACTGCCGAGGAGGAGGCACTAGAGGCCAAACTAGTAAGGGAAAGGGCGGAGAAGAAGTTACAAACACTCACTAAAGAGGCGGATTGGCGTATCGCGAAAGCTTACGTAGCCCTCGCAGACGATTGTCAAGTGCAAGAAGATTTTTCGTCCAAACGAAAGGAGATGGGTTTTGCGAAAGGGAATGTCCAAACGGCTTCTGCAAGTAAATTGGATGGATTAGAGGCGTTAGCTGCTGCACACTATCTCGATGACGAGGAATGGGAGGCTGAGGAACGCCGTGCTGGCCGAGATGTCCAAGTTCTGCGCCTTCCGGCCCCAGATAGCAATCAAGCACAGGCGACGAACGGGCAATGGTGGGGTCGGCGCAAGTCATGAatatttttttgatattgCAGAACATTATGCAGTCTAACTCCAGTGATTTTGTTGCTTCTACGTCTACTATGTATTCCAAAGCATGTATTGACCAGCTTATCGTGAAGTTCTGCTTTTTATTAGTCGTGAATTTCAAGTCTACCATTATATTTACCATTATATAATCATTGTCTGTATAATAGAGACGATTGTATGCCAGGTTATTTCTCGTTTCGCGCGCCAGTCAGAGACCCGCGTTAGGACCGTGAGATATCAGGTTCCGGGGTGTGTGAAACGACAGGTACGGTGGGAGCGTAACGATCGAAAAGGTTTCCTCCCGAGTCATTCACGAGGCCGAATATTCTCGAAATGTACGAAGATATGAGGTATGTATAGAATGACTTACGAAGACAACTCGTAAAACAACTGACACCACCTGATAGTATGTGATAATATGCCGAAAGTAACCTCACCTTGAGGATCAAATGCGGCGAATTTGCGACGGGAGTCCACCTGAGCCCACTATGCACTGTTTCCAACAACTTCCGATGCCAATGGATGTCATATTCATTTTGAATATGGTTTTTGGCGAGCCTCGGTCGAAACAATCAAGATATTTTCGGAAGGAGCGATGCATCGATGACCACTGCGTGGCGTCAAAGTCGTATATGACCCTTACACATGGTCAAACCGGCCGGCGGTATAATTGAGACAGTGGTACTTATGTATATCAGTCAGCCAAGCTCACGGAAGGCAAGCCGGAGACCCCTAGACCACTCCCCACATTATAAAACTAATTGAGAGCACGGGGATTCATTTTCTCACCTCTGATGTCCAAGTCAACAAGCCCTTCGTTGAATTCCGACAAGGAAAGCGGTGACTCCAGTGAGGGTGCCAAGAAACATCAACAAGAATCTCCAGACGTCCTCCGACACAACAGATCTTGGTAAGAGGGCAT
Coding sequences within it:
- a CDS encoding Methyltransferase str3, which gives rise to MAKDLLVKTVETNTQRKSRRATGEIPYPIKYTNQMADFDIWDHKFLANYFGGLTNHHFQDPPQMVLDLGCGTGYWAIEAAQQWPNSKIYGYDVANVQPCLEHMGKFKPLSRRIQWVHGNFLDGLPFPSNHFDLIRMAGLGLAIPEDECTVLLEDVHRILKPDGVLEIIEEELLFPCSSILLQRPSHQTTSYEHIIGPRTRALSLATSLDSLTESMHLKFKPPSKISLTHPSTGISSAATLATSSASSFLETEHPQDHTRLKMAWDAMLAMRFLSPKLLSVIPFYLTSASFNHIKTQPSLVIPLPQNSGIIPVVDVYRPTGSFHGNESQKSLVTECLPMSKSEWTPPRSPGFTPKVASSDWSMMHLGKTVSTIRGCKEAIWKEYEKLYSDDALYLLSRTAPGEEDYSLQQPHHIARKSFEVDWRNWELDMIDRIGMRDSLLTRLQWAQSIPDTERDRPDWVTWREKLNRKSGSRHLITGYNPSDTCRSLRVFNAFK
- a CDS encoding Proliferation-associated protein 2G4 translates to MADIEKPAAAEAPAKTTTSTTEADLTKYKTAADIVHQVTKKLIELCVEGAKVIDLCIEGDRLIEEGTGAVYNKSVKGVKVPKGVSFPTSISVNNTVAHFSPLASDPQSSQVLAKDDVVKIQLGAHIDGYAAISGETIVVGASAANPVTGRRADVVKAAWTAAEAAMRTLKVGNKNWAVTEIVARTAAAWDCKPVEGMLSCQQTQNVIDGKKRIILNPSEGQKRDFESAVFAENEVYGIDVLISSGEDGKARLEESRTTIFQRDPTVTYQLKAKNSRAVFSEVQKKAGSFPFNIRTLDDEKRARMGLQEAVQHSLVKPYEVIYTPANTFVAGFHFTIALLPGGPTLITHPPVWYKSELVKTDKELDDEELKSLLARNLRENKKKAKKAKKAEGAEEETKEE